In one Pseudomonas purpurea genomic region, the following are encoded:
- a CDS encoding penicillin-binding protein 1A, giving the protein MIRLLKFFGWSIVAVFCGLLLGLSGAFLYLSPGLPSVEALRSIQLQIPLRVYSSDGKLIAEFGEMRRTPIRFADIPPNFINALLSAEDDNFANHYGVDPSSLMRAATQLVKSGHIQSGGSTITMQVAKNFFLSSERSFSRKTTEILLALQIERQLTKDEILELYVNKIYLGNRAYGIEAAAQVYYGKSIRDVSLAQMAMIAGLPKAPSRFNPLANPARSKERRDWILGRMYKLGKIDEASYQTAINEPLNASYHVPTPEVNAPYIAEMARAEMVGRYGSDAYTEGFRVTTTVPSNLQEIANTAVHEGLMTYDQRHGYRGPESRLPGKTREAWAAELTKQRTISGLEPAIVTQVEKNGVQVLTRNGEEHVGWDSMKWARPFLNTNSMGANPKQPSDVAQVGDLIRVQRQADNSLKFNQIPVAQGALVSLDPDNGAIRALVGGFAFEQSNYNRAMQAKRQPGSSFKPFVYSAALDNGYTPASLVNDAPIVFVDEYLDKVWRPKNDTNTFLGPIRMREALYKSRNLVSIRLLQAMGVDHTIDYISKFGFNKQDLPRNLSLALGTATLTPMEIATGWSTFANGGYKITPYIIDKIESRNGDTLFTANPASVPKGDAASSGIAAPAADTFTVNATPGEAPGTQAAVQTPAVAERIIDGRTSYILTSMLQDVIKLGTGRRALALGRTDLAGKTGTTNESKDAWFSGYNADYVTTVWTGFDQPESLGRREYGGTVALPIWMSYMGAALKDKPAHTQSEPEGILSLRVDPISGRAATPGTPNAYFELFKSEDTPPSVNELGNGNAPGSPLPADEAAPIDLF; this is encoded by the coding sequence TTGATTCGTCTGCTGAAATTTTTCGGGTGGTCCATCGTCGCCGTTTTCTGCGGACTGCTTCTGGGTCTGAGTGGCGCTTTTCTTTACCTTAGTCCGGGTTTGCCATCCGTGGAGGCCCTGAGAAGTATTCAGTTGCAGATTCCTTTGCGGGTCTACAGCAGCGACGGAAAACTGATCGCAGAATTTGGCGAAATGCGCCGTACTCCGATCCGTTTCGCCGACATTCCACCCAATTTCATCAATGCGCTACTCAGTGCTGAAGACGATAATTTCGCCAATCACTACGGCGTCGACCCCAGCAGCCTGATGCGTGCCGCGACACAATTGGTCAAAAGCGGACACATTCAGTCCGGCGGCAGCACCATCACCATGCAGGTGGCGAAGAACTTCTTCCTGAGCAGCGAACGCAGCTTTTCGCGCAAGACCACCGAGATTCTCCTGGCCTTGCAGATCGAACGTCAGCTGACCAAGGACGAGATCCTTGAGCTGTACGTCAACAAGATCTACCTGGGCAACCGCGCCTACGGCATCGAAGCCGCCGCGCAGGTTTACTACGGCAAGTCGATTCGCGATGTCAGCCTGGCGCAGATGGCGATGATTGCCGGCCTGCCCAAGGCACCGTCGCGCTTCAACCCGCTGGCCAACCCGGCGCGCAGCAAAGAGCGCCGCGACTGGATCCTGGGGCGGATGTACAAGCTTGGGAAAATCGACGAAGCGTCTTACCAGACTGCGATCAACGAGCCGCTGAACGCCAGCTACCATGTGCCGACGCCGGAAGTGAACGCGCCGTACATCGCTGAGATGGCCCGTGCCGAAATGGTCGGCCGCTATGGCAGCGATGCTTACACCGAAGGTTTCCGCGTCACCACCACAGTGCCGAGCAACCTGCAGGAAATCGCCAACACCGCCGTGCATGAAGGCCTGATGACCTACGATCAGCGCCACGGCTATCGCGGCCCCGAGTCCCGTCTGCCAGGCAAGACCCGCGAAGCCTGGGCGGCGGAGCTGACCAAGCAACGCACGATCAGCGGCCTTGAACCGGCCATCGTCACCCAGGTCGAGAAGAATGGCGTGCAGGTCCTGACCCGCAACGGCGAAGAACATGTCGGCTGGGACAGCATGAAGTGGGCCCGCCCGTTCCTGAACACCAACAGCATGGGGGCTAACCCCAAGCAGCCGTCCGACGTGGCACAGGTCGGTGACCTGATCCGCGTTCAGCGCCAGGCTGACAACTCGCTGAAGTTCAACCAGATCCCGGTCGCCCAGGGCGCACTGGTGTCGCTGGACCCGGACAACGGCGCCATCCGGGCGCTGGTCGGCGGTTTTGCCTTCGAGCAGAGCAACTACAACCGCGCGATGCAGGCCAAGCGTCAACCGGGCTCAAGCTTCAAGCCATTCGTCTACAGCGCTGCGCTGGACAATGGCTATACCCCGGCGAGCCTGGTCAACGATGCGCCGATCGTGTTCGTCGACGAGTACCTGGACAAGGTCTGGCGTCCGAAGAACGACACCAACACCTTCCTCGGCCCGATCCGCATGCGTGAAGCGCTCTACAAGTCGCGCAACCTGGTGTCGATCCGCCTGCTGCAAGCGATGGGCGTCGATCACACCATCGACTACATCAGCAAGTTCGGCTTCAACAAGCAGGACCTGCCGCGCAACCTGTCGCTGGCCCTGGGCACCGCCACGCTGACGCCGATGGAAATTGCCACCGGCTGGAGCACCTTCGCCAACGGCGGTTACAAGATCACCCCGTACATCATCGACAAGATCGAAAGCCGCAACGGTGACACGCTGTTTACCGCCAACCCGGCCAGCGTGCCCAAGGGCGACGCTGCCAGCAGCGGAATCGCCGCGCCTGCCGCCGACACCTTCACGGTCAACGCGACGCCAGGCGAAGCGCCAGGCACGCAGGCGGCGGTACAAACTCCGGCCGTGGCCGAGCGGATCATCGATGGTCGTACCTCATACATCCTGACCAGCATGTTGCAGGACGTGATCAAACTGGGCACCGGGCGCCGCGCCCTGGCACTGGGTCGCACTGACCTGGCGGGCAAGACCGGCACCACCAACGAATCGAAGGACGCCTGGTTCTCCGGCTACAACGCCGATTACGTGACCACGGTCTGGACCGGTTTCGACCAGCCTGAAAGCCTCGGTCGCCGCGAGTACGGTGGCACGGTCGCGCTGCCGATCTGGATGAGCTACATGGGCGCCGCCCTCAAGGACAAACCGGCTCACACCCAGTCCGAGCCTGAAGGCATTCTCAGCCTGCGGGTCGACCCGATCAGCGGCCGTGCCGCGACGCCGGGCACGCCGAACGCATACTTCGAGCTGTTCAAAAGCGAAGACACGCCGCCATCGGTCAACGAACTGGGCAACGGCAACGCACCGGGCAGCCCGCTGCCAGCGGATGAAGCGGCGCCGATCGATTTGTTCTGA
- a CDS encoding malic enzyme-like NAD(P)-binding protein gives MSDLKTAALEYHAHPRPGKLSVELTKATATARDLSLAYSPGVAEPVREIARDPELAYKYTGKGNLVAVISDGTAILGLGNLGPLASKPVMEGKGVLFKRFAGIDVFDIEVDSESPQAFIDTVKRISITFGGINLEDIKAPECFEIERALIEQCDIPVFHDDQHGTAIVTAAGMINALEIAGKTLPDAKIVCLGAGAAAISCMKLLVSMGANIENIFMVDRTGVIHSGRDDLNQYKAVFAHATDKRTLSDALKGADVFVGLSGPNLLSAENLLLMAANPIVFACSNPDPEIAPELAHATRNDVIMATGRSDYPNQVNNVLGFPFIFRGALDVRAKRINEEMKVAAANALRELAKLPVPQEVCDAYGGIKLEFGREYIIPKPMDARLITVISDAVAKAAIETGVATLPYPKNYPLKSVDDVFNG, from the coding sequence ATGTCTGATTTGAAAACTGCCGCTCTCGAATATCACGCCCATCCTCGTCCAGGGAAGCTGAGTGTCGAGCTCACCAAGGCCACCGCTACCGCCCGCGATCTGTCGCTGGCCTACAGCCCCGGCGTAGCCGAACCAGTACGCGAAATTGCCCGCGATCCTGAACTGGCCTACAAATACACCGGCAAAGGCAACCTGGTTGCAGTCATTTCCGATGGCACCGCGATTCTCGGCCTGGGTAACCTCGGCCCATTGGCTTCCAAGCCTGTGATGGAAGGCAAAGGCGTGCTGTTCAAGCGCTTCGCCGGTATCGACGTTTTCGACATCGAAGTCGATTCCGAAAGCCCGCAAGCCTTCATCGACACCGTCAAGCGTATCTCCATCACCTTCGGTGGCATCAACCTGGAAGACATCAAGGCACCTGAGTGCTTTGAGATCGAACGTGCGCTGATCGAACAGTGCGACATCCCGGTGTTCCACGATGACCAGCACGGCACCGCCATCGTGACCGCTGCCGGCATGATCAACGCCCTGGAAATCGCTGGCAAAACCCTGCCGGACGCCAAGATCGTCTGCCTGGGTGCCGGTGCAGCCGCCATCTCCTGCATGAAGTTGCTGGTGAGCATGGGCGCCAACATCGAAAACATCTTTATGGTTGACCGTACCGGCGTGATCCACTCCGGCCGTGACGACTTGAACCAGTACAAGGCTGTCTTCGCTCACGCGACCGACAAGCGCACCCTGAGCGACGCCCTGAAAGGCGCAGACGTGTTCGTCGGCCTGTCCGGTCCGAACCTGCTGAGCGCTGAAAACCTGCTGCTGATGGCGGCCAACCCGATCGTGTTCGCGTGCTCGAACCCTGATCCGGAAATCGCTCCGGAACTGGCTCACGCCACCCGTAACGACGTGATCATGGCCACCGGTCGTTCGGACTACCCGAACCAGGTCAACAACGTACTGGGCTTCCCGTTCATCTTCCGTGGTGCCCTGGACGTTCGCGCCAAGCGCATCAACGAAGAAATGAAAGTGGCTGCTGCCAACGCCCTGCGTGAACTGGCCAAGCTGCCAGTGCCACAGGAAGTGTGCGATGCCTACGGCGGCATCAAGCTGGAATTCGGTCGTGAGTACATCATCCCGAAACCAATGGATGCGCGCCTGATCACCGTGATCTCCGATGCTGTGGCTAAAGCTGCAATCGAGACCGGCGTGGCGACCCTGCCGTATCCGAAGAACTACCCGCTCAAAAGCGTGGATGACGTGTTCAACGGCTAA
- a CDS encoding PilN domain-containing protein, producing the protein MARINLLPWREELREERRKRFLTAMVAVLVVTVGVVLFADQYISGAIDRQTARNDYVSKQIAVLDERIKQISDLKARRQELVERMRIIQDLQGNRPISGRIFDQLARTLPDGVYFTDVKMFDKTLSISGAAESNNRVSDLMRNLDASDWFDAPSLTEVKATTAGAVDQANVFQLTVRQTQPADPEGAK; encoded by the coding sequence ATGGCACGGATCAATCTTCTCCCCTGGCGCGAAGAACTTCGTGAGGAACGGCGCAAGCGCTTCCTGACCGCGATGGTCGCTGTACTGGTGGTGACCGTCGGCGTGGTCCTGTTCGCCGACCAGTACATCAGCGGCGCGATTGACCGACAGACGGCGCGTAATGACTACGTCAGCAAACAAATTGCCGTACTTGATGAGCGAATCAAGCAAATCAGCGATTTGAAGGCCCGGCGTCAGGAGTTGGTGGAGCGGATGCGAATCATCCAGGACCTGCAAGGCAATCGGCCGATCAGCGGGCGGATTTTCGATCAGTTGGCCCGCACACTGCCGGACGGGGTGTATTTCACCGATGTGAAGATGTTCGACAAGACCCTGTCCATCAGTGGCGCGGCGGAGTCGAACAATCGCGTCTCGGACCTGATGCGTAACCTTGATGCTTCGGACTGGTTCGATGCACCAAGCCTGACCGAGGTCAAGGCGACGACCGCCGGCGCCGTGGACCAGGCCAACGTCTTTCAACTGACTGTGCGCCAGACCCAGCCGGCAGACCCGGAGGGCGCGAAATGA
- the argS gene encoding arginine--tRNA ligase: protein MKDTIRQLIQQALTQLVTDGVLPEGLTPAIQVENSRDKTHGDFASNIAMMLAKPAGLKPRDLAEKIIAALPADENVTKTEIAGPGFLNFFQNTQALASRLDAALADSRIGVRKAGPVQRTVIDLSAPNLAKEMHVGHLRSTIIGDGVARVLEFLGDTVIRQNHVGDWGTQFGMLMAYLQENPITSDELSDLENFYRAAKQRFDESAEFADRARGLVVKLQAGDPDCLALWTKFKDISLSHCQKIYELLNVKLTMADVMGESAYNDDLINVVNDLKAKGMLVESKGAQCVFLDEFKTADGEPLPVIIVKADGGYLYATTDLAAVRYRSGVLKADRALYFVDQRQALHFQQVFQVARLAGFVTHPMEMEHMGFGTMNGPDGRPFKTRDGGTVKLIDLLTEAEERAYTLVKEKNPTLAEAELRNIGKVVGIGAVKYADLSKHRTSDYSFNFDLMLNFEGNTAPYLLYAYTRVAGVFRKLGKDFSEVEGQIVLDAAHEQELAAKLAQFGEVLNNVADKGTPHTLCTYLYDVAGLFSSFYENCPILSAETPEQMQSRLRLAALTGRTLKQGLELLGLETLERM, encoded by the coding sequence ATGAAAGACACCATTCGCCAGTTGATCCAGCAAGCCCTCACCCAACTCGTTACCGACGGTGTGTTGCCTGAAGGCCTGACGCCGGCGATTCAGGTGGAGAACTCCCGCGACAAGACGCACGGTGACTTCGCCAGCAACATTGCCATGATGCTGGCCAAACCTGCCGGCCTGAAACCCCGCGACCTGGCGGAAAAAATCATCGCCGCGCTGCCTGCCGACGAAAACGTCACCAAGACCGAAATCGCCGGGCCGGGCTTTCTCAATTTCTTCCAGAACACCCAGGCCCTGGCCTCGCGCCTGGACGCCGCCCTGGCCGACTCCCGCATCGGCGTGCGCAAGGCCGGCCCGGTGCAGCGCACCGTGATCGACCTGTCGGCCCCGAACCTGGCCAAAGAGATGCACGTCGGCCACCTGCGTTCGACCATCATCGGTGACGGCGTGGCGCGGGTGCTGGAGTTCCTCGGCGACACCGTGATCCGTCAGAACCACGTGGGCGACTGGGGCACCCAGTTCGGCATGCTGATGGCCTACCTGCAAGAAAACCCGATTACCAGCGACGAGCTGTCGGACCTGGAAAACTTCTACCGCGCCGCCAAGCAGCGCTTCGACGAATCCGCAGAATTCGCCGACCGCGCCCGTGGCCTGGTGGTCAAGCTGCAAGCCGGCGACCCGGATTGCCTGGCGCTGTGGACGAAGTTCAAGGACATCTCCCTGTCCCACTGCCAGAAAATCTACGAACTGCTGAACGTCAAACTGACCATGGCCGACGTCATGGGCGAAAGTGCCTACAACGACGACCTGATCAACGTGGTCAACGACCTCAAGGCCAAGGGCATGCTGGTCGAGAGCAAGGGCGCACAGTGTGTGTTCCTCGATGAGTTCAAGACCGCCGACGGCGAGCCGCTGCCCGTGATCATCGTCAAGGCCGATGGCGGCTACCTCTACGCCACCACCGACCTCGCGGCCGTGCGCTACCGCAGCGGCGTGCTGAAGGCTGATCGTGCGCTGTACTTCGTCGACCAGCGTCAGGCCCTGCACTTCCAGCAAGTATTCCAGGTAGCACGCCTGGCTGGTTTCGTGACCCATCCGATGGAAATGGAACACATGGGCTTCGGCACCATGAACGGCCCCGATGGCCGTCCGTTCAAGACCCGTGACGGCGGCACCGTGAAGCTGATCGACTTGCTGACCGAAGCCGAAGAGCGTGCCTACACACTGGTGAAGGAAAAGAACCCTACACTTGCCGAAGCCGAACTGCGCAACATCGGCAAAGTCGTGGGCATTGGCGCGGTGAAATACGCCGACCTGTCCAAGCACCGCACCAGTGACTACAGCTTCAACTTCGACCTGATGCTCAATTTCGAAGGCAACACCGCGCCGTACCTGCTGTACGCCTACACTCGTGTCGCGGGCGTGTTCCGCAAACTCGGCAAAGACTTCAGCGAAGTCGAAGGGCAGATCGTGCTCGACGCCGCTCACGAACAGGAACTGGCAGCCAAACTGGCGCAGTTCGGTGAAGTGCTGAACAACGTGGCCGACAAGGGTACGCCGCACACGCTGTGCACTTACCTGTATGACGTGGCCGGCCTGTTCTCCAGTTTCTACGAGAACTGCCCGATCCTCAGCGCCGAAACACCGGAGCAAATGCAGAGCCGTTTGCGCCTCGCCGCGCTGACTGGCCGCACTCTCAAGCAAGGCCTGGAACTCTTGGGCCTGGAAACTCTGGAGCGTATGTAA
- the pilO gene encoding type 4a pilus biogenesis protein PilO: MKTPEWFDSLRRIDFSDLDLNNIGSWPTAVKGLAGSLLAVLVLVLGYNFYLQDLEAQLEQARGKEITLKEQFADKAHMAANLELYSAQMKEMENSFGALLRQLPSVTEVPGLLEDITRTGLGSGLEFEEIKLLPEVTQPFYIELPIQITVTGAYHDLATFVSGVAGLPRIVTLHDFEVVPVTPGSGSKLRMSILAKTYRYNDKGLDK, from the coding sequence ATGAAGACGCCTGAATGGTTCGACAGCCTGCGCAGGATCGATTTCAGCGACCTGGACCTGAACAACATTGGCTCCTGGCCCACGGCGGTCAAAGGCCTGGCCGGGAGTCTGCTCGCGGTCCTGGTTCTGGTGTTGGGCTACAACTTCTACCTTCAGGACCTTGAAGCGCAGCTTGAGCAGGCGCGGGGGAAGGAAATCACCCTCAAGGAGCAGTTCGCCGACAAGGCGCACATGGCCGCTAACCTGGAACTCTACAGCGCGCAAATGAAGGAGATGGAGAACTCCTTTGGCGCGCTCCTGCGGCAACTGCCCAGCGTCACCGAGGTGCCCGGACTGCTGGAGGACATCACCCGCACAGGGCTGGGCAGCGGCCTGGAGTTTGAAGAAATCAAACTGCTGCCGGAAGTCACTCAGCCGTTCTACATCGAACTGCCGATCCAGATCACCGTCACGGGTGCCTATCACGACCTGGCGACTTTCGTCAGCGGCGTGGCAGGGCTGCCACGGATCGTCACGCTGCATGACTTCGAGGTTGTCCCCGTGACACCCGGCAGCGGGTCGAAGCTGCGCATGAGCATTCTCGCCAAGACTTACCGCTACAACGACAAGGGGCTGGATAAATGA
- a CDS encoding pilus assembly protein PilM has translation MLGLFNKKNRTLLGIDISSTSVKLLELSRSGTRYRVEAYAVEPLPANAVVEKNIAELEGVGQALTRVLLKARSSVRTVAVAVAGSAVITKTLEMDAGLSADELENQLKIEADQYIPYPLEEVAIDFEVQGPSLRNPERIDVLLAACRKENVEVREAALALAGLTARVVDVEAYALERSFGLLATQLASSQERLTVAVVDIGATMTTLSVLLNGKIIYTREQLFGGRQLTEEIQRRYGLTVEQAGLAKKQGGLPDDYVSEVLQPFREALVQQVSRSLQFFFASGQYNTVDHILLAGGTASIAGLDRLIEQRLGTPTQVANPFSDMALSAKVNAGALASDAPALMIACGLALRSFD, from the coding sequence GTGCTGGGACTCTTCAATAAAAAAAACCGGACACTTCTGGGGATCGACATCAGCTCGACGTCGGTGAAGCTCCTGGAGCTGAGCCGCTCAGGCACCCGTTACCGGGTCGAGGCCTACGCCGTAGAGCCGTTGCCGGCCAACGCGGTCGTGGAAAAAAACATCGCTGAACTCGAAGGGGTAGGCCAGGCGCTCACGCGTGTCCTGCTCAAGGCCAGGAGCAGCGTGCGCACGGTTGCCGTCGCGGTGGCCGGGTCTGCGGTGATCACCAAGACCCTTGAGATGGATGCAGGGCTCTCTGCCGACGAACTCGAAAACCAGCTGAAGATCGAAGCCGATCAGTACATTCCCTATCCACTGGAAGAAGTCGCCATCGATTTCGAAGTCCAGGGCCCGTCCCTGCGTAACCCCGAACGCATCGACGTGCTGCTGGCCGCATGTCGCAAGGAAAACGTCGAGGTGCGTGAAGCGGCGCTGGCGCTGGCCGGGCTGACCGCACGGGTGGTCGATGTCGAGGCCTACGCACTGGAGCGCTCTTTCGGGTTGCTGGCGACTCAACTGGCCAGTTCCCAGGAGCGCCTGACGGTAGCGGTGGTCGACATCGGTGCCACCATGACCACCCTGAGCGTGCTGCTCAACGGCAAGATCATCTACACCCGCGAGCAGCTCTTTGGCGGTCGCCAGCTCACCGAAGAGATCCAGCGTCGTTATGGCCTGACCGTCGAACAGGCCGGGCTGGCAAAAAAACAGGGCGGCCTGCCCGACGATTACGTCAGCGAAGTCCTGCAACCTTTCAGGGAAGCGCTGGTGCAGCAGGTGTCCCGATCCCTTCAGTTCTTTTTCGCTTCCGGCCAGTACAACACGGTCGACCACATCCTGTTGGCGGGGGGGACGGCCTCGATTGCCGGGCTGGACCGGCTGATCGAGCAGCGCCTCGGCACGCCGACCCAGGTAGCCAACCCTTTCTCGGACATGGCCCTGAGCGCCAAGGTCAATGCCGGCGCCCTGGCCAGTGATGCACCAGCGCTGATGATTGCCTGCGGCCTGGCCCTCAGGAGTTTTGACTGA
- a CDS encoding primosomal protein N' yields MPDAILRLALPSPLRRLFDYRAPAGVLRAQLHPGMRLRVPFGRREMIGILVEVTDHSEVPADKLKPALALLDATPPLPPALFKLCLWTSQYYQHSLGDTLSWALPVLLRQGELAEARQERFWSVTPGARLDDPRIARAPRQREALATLAQHPHGVAHQLLSKLMLSKDSLDLLLAKDLVQVDIRKHAPGERHEHWLAQPELPLNPEQRSAFEAIRADLDSFHAFLLAGVTGSGKTEVYLQLIRETLEAGKQALVLIPEINLGPQTLARFEQRFNARIALVHSAVNDRERLESWLAARDGDADIIIGTRSALFTPMKNPGLIIIDEEHDGSYKQQEGLRYHARDLALVRARQENIPIVLGSATPSLESLHNAYTGRYGLLHLNERAGGAKQPRFLRLDVKSRPLDSGISGPMQQAIGQTLAAGQQVLVFLNRRGFAPTLLCHDCGWMSECQRCDARMTVHQRSGELRCHHCGYVERVPRHCPSCGKVDLRPVGAGTERAEERLGILFPGYPVLRVDRDSTSRKDAMNQLFATIQKGQPCILVGTQMLAKGHHFPRVTLVSILDADGGLFSGDFRASERMAQLIVQVAGRAGRAEEPGKVIIQTHLADHPLLIQLTEQGYFAFAEQALSERRAAGLPPFAHLALLRAEAHKPGQAEGFLDEACSEAERLLAEQNLTGIELLGPVPAPMERRAGRYRAQLLLQATARAPLHRLLSAWLLVLEQMPSGRAVRWSLDVDPVDLY; encoded by the coding sequence GTGCCCGACGCCATTTTGCGCCTTGCCTTGCCTTCGCCCCTGCGCCGCCTCTTCGATTACCGCGCCCCTGCCGGTGTCCTGCGCGCCCAGCTGCATCCTGGCATGCGACTGCGGGTACCGTTCGGCCGACGCGAGATGATCGGAATTCTGGTGGAAGTCACCGACCACAGCGAAGTCCCGGCCGACAAGCTCAAACCGGCGCTGGCCCTGCTCGACGCCACGCCGCCACTGCCGCCCGCATTGTTCAAGCTGTGCCTGTGGACCTCCCAGTATTACCAGCACAGTCTCGGCGACACGCTGAGCTGGGCGCTGCCGGTGTTGTTGCGTCAGGGCGAACTGGCCGAAGCACGCCAGGAACGCTTCTGGTCCGTCACGCCGGGCGCCAGGCTCGACGACCCGCGCATCGCCCGCGCACCTCGTCAACGTGAGGCGCTCGCGACCCTGGCTCAGCACCCCCATGGTGTCGCCCATCAGTTGCTGAGCAAGCTGATGCTGAGCAAAGACAGCCTCGACCTGCTGCTGGCCAAAGACCTCGTGCAGGTGGACATCCGCAAACACGCCCCCGGCGAGCGTCATGAACACTGGCTGGCGCAGCCGGAGCTGCCGCTGAACCCGGAACAACGCAGCGCATTTGAAGCGATCCGCGCCGATCTCGACAGCTTCCATGCATTTCTGCTGGCCGGTGTTACCGGCAGCGGCAAGACCGAAGTCTATTTGCAACTGATCCGCGAAACCCTCGAAGCCGGCAAGCAAGCGCTGGTGCTGATCCCCGAAATCAACCTGGGGCCGCAAACCCTGGCGCGCTTCGAGCAACGCTTCAATGCACGCATTGCCCTGGTGCATTCGGCGGTCAACGACCGCGAACGCCTGGAATCCTGGCTCGCCGCGCGCGATGGTGACGCCGACATTATTATCGGCACCCGCTCGGCGCTGTTCACGCCCATGAAGAACCCCGGGCTGATCATCATCGACGAAGAGCACGACGGCTCTTATAAACAGCAGGAAGGTTTGCGTTATCACGCCCGCGACCTGGCGTTGGTACGCGCACGGCAGGAAAACATCCCGATTGTGCTCGGCTCGGCCACGCCCTCCCTGGAAAGCCTGCACAACGCCTACACCGGGCGTTACGGCCTGCTGCACCTGAATGAACGGGCCGGCGGGGCGAAACAACCGCGCTTCCTGCGCCTGGACGTGAAAAGCCGTCCGCTGGACAGCGGCATCTCCGGGCCGATGCAACAAGCCATCGGCCAGACACTCGCCGCTGGCCAGCAAGTCCTGGTGTTCCTCAACCGTCGCGGTTTTGCGCCGACCCTGCTCTGCCACGATTGCGGCTGGATGTCCGAGTGCCAGCGTTGCGACGCGCGGATGACCGTGCACCAGCGCTCCGGCGAGCTGCGCTGCCACCATTGCGGTTATGTCGAACGCGTGCCGCGGCATTGCCCGAGCTGCGGCAAAGTCGATCTACGACCGGTGGGCGCCGGCACCGAACGCGCCGAGGAACGGCTGGGGATTCTGTTCCCGGGCTACCCGGTGCTGCGCGTCGACCGCGACAGCACTTCGCGAAAAGACGCGATGAATCAGTTGTTCGCGACCATACAGAAAGGGCAGCCGTGCATTCTGGTGGGCACTCAGATGCTCGCCAAGGGCCATCACTTTCCCCGGGTGACTCTGGTGTCGATCCTCGATGCAGACGGTGGATTGTTCTCCGGCGACTTCCGCGCCAGCGAGCGCATGGCGCAGTTGATCGTGCAGGTTGCCGGGCGTGCCGGCCGCGCCGAAGAGCCCGGCAAAGTGATCATTCAGACCCACTTGGCCGACCATCCGCTATTGATACAACTGACCGAGCAAGGCTATTTCGCCTTCGCCGAGCAAGCCTTGAGCGAGCGTCGCGCCGCCGGGCTGCCACCCTTTGCGCATTTGGCGCTGCTGCGGGCCGAAGCCCACAAGCCGGGGCAAGCCGAAGGTTTCCTCGATGAGGCGTGCAGTGAGGCCGAGCGTTTATTGGCGGAGCAGAATCTGACCGGGATCGAGTTGCTCGGCCCGGTGCCGGCACCGATGGAGCGTCGGGCCGGGCGTTATCGTGCGCAGTTGTTGCTGCAAGCCACGGCCCGGGCGCCGCTGCATCGGCTGTTGAGCGCGTGGTTGCTGGTGCTGGAACAGATGCCGAGCGGGCGGGCGGTGCGTTGGTCTTTGGATGTCGACCCGGTCGATTTGTATTGA
- the hslV gene encoding ATP-dependent protease subunit HslV, whose translation MTTIVSVRRHGKVVMGGDGQVSLGNTVMKGNAKKVRRLYHGEVIAGFAGATADAFTLFERFEGQLEKHQGHLVRAAVELAKEWRTDRSLSRLEAMLAVANKDASLIITGNGDVVEPEEGLIAMGSGGGYAQAAASALLKKTDLSAREIVETALGIAGDICVFTNHNITIEEQDLNE comes from the coding sequence TTGACCACCATCGTTTCAGTTCGCCGCCACGGCAAAGTCGTCATGGGCGGCGACGGCCAGGTTTCTCTCGGCAACACCGTGATGAAAGGCAACGCGAAAAAAGTTCGTCGCCTGTACCACGGCGAAGTCATCGCCGGCTTCGCCGGGGCCACGGCTGACGCCTTCACCCTGTTCGAACGTTTCGAAGGCCAGCTCGAGAAACACCAGGGTCACCTGGTCCGCGCTGCCGTCGAACTCGCCAAAGAATGGCGCACCGACCGCTCCCTCAGCCGCCTCGAAGCCATGCTCGCGGTCGCCAACAAAGACGCTTCCCTGATCATCACCGGCAACGGTGACGTGGTTGAGCCCGAAGAAGGCCTGATCGCCATGGGTTCCGGTGGCGGTTACGCACAAGCGGCCGCCAGCGCCCTGTTGAAGAAAACCGATCTGTCGGCCCGGGAAATCGTCGAGACCGCACTCGGCATCGCCGGCGACATCTGTGTATTCACCAACCACAACATCACCATTGAGGAGCAGGACCTCAACGAGTAA
- the rpmE gene encoding 50S ribosomal protein L31 yields the protein MKADIHPTYEITAVTCSCGNKFETRSNLAKPLAIDVCNECHPFYTGKQKTLDTGGRVQKFADRFGAFGKKA from the coding sequence ATGAAAGCCGATATCCATCCAACATACGAAATCACCGCAGTTACCTGCAGCTGTGGCAACAAGTTCGAAACTCGTTCGAACCTGGCCAAGCCTCTGGCGATCGACGTATGCAACGAGTGCCACCCGTTCTACACCGGTAAGCAGAAGACTCTGGATACTGGCGGTCGTGTACAGAAGTTCGCCGATCGTTTCGGTGCTTTTGGCAAAAAGGCCTAA